Sequence from the Leptospira dzoumogneensis genome:
TGGGACAACGACTAGCCAATCGATACCGTATGATTCTATTAAATTTTCCTTATCTGCTTGGGTGGTAATCCCTCCCAGGTCCTTGTCTTTTCCTAAAACAAGAGCAGGGTTGGGATGATAGGTGATAACGCAGGAGGGGAGACCTTTTTCCAGGGAAATTTCCTTGGTTCTTTCTAAAAGAGCCTGGTGGCCCAGATGGATCCCGTCAAAATTCCCCAAAGTTACGACTGTGGAAGTCTTTAGGTTGCTTTTTAAGTTCTCCAGACTTCTAAGAATTTTCAAGTTTCTCTCCAAAGGACGGTCGATATTCTAAAAAGATGGACTGGCGCCGAATTGCAATTCTCTTATTCTTAATTCTTGCCGCTGCCGGACAGGGTCCGATCGGTCAGGAAAATCGGAAAACGAAAAATTTTGAGAATTTCTCCAAACCGATGGGGGGAGAAAACTATATTTCCGAGGATTATAAAACCTTTCCCGAACTTTCGATATGGGCCTATCATAACGGTTTGAAATTGGCTCCGGATAGAAAGGATCCTGCTCCCGGCGCCGGGACGGGACGCCTATTCGATAACCAATGTAAAATGGTCCCGGAAACTGGGTTGGATATCCTACTCATCGCCGATCCGAACAGAAAAGACATTATCTACGTTTATTTTGATCTCACACTATTCTCCAAAACGGAAAATGCGGCGATTTTGCCGGATAGGGAACTCAGGATTTCCGCAAATGGGATCCTAAAAAGAACGATCCGCTTTCCGGACGCGAATTTATACTCAAAGTCCATCTATGCAGTAACTCCTCCAGTCTATATCACTGTAGATCCGTCCGAGTTGAGAGAAGGCAGACTGAATTTGAATCTTACACCGCTGGCGGGAGAAAAGGGTAGGTTTTGGGGAGTTTGGGACGTGTTTTTGTCCTACACCGCCCCGGAATATCCATGAAGATCAGGGAAACTGGCTAGTGAACTCGGACTCTGAAAGAGTTTGGAAATAAGAAGTCAATCCCGCTACTTTGAAAACTTTTTCGATCGCAGGTTTCATGTTCGCGATGAAAAATTTTCCGCTCAATTCTTGGACATAATTCAGTTGTTTAATCAACATCCCGATCCCGGAGGAATCGATATAGTTTAACTTTTCCAGGTTGATCACAACGTTATTGTTGGTTCGATCAATGTTCTGTTCGAAAAAGTTTTTGAGATCTATGGACGTATAGATGTCCAGGCTCCCGGAGAGGCTGATTATATTTGTTTCGCTGGATTTTCTAATGCTGATTTCCATATCCGTCCCTTCCCTTTTCGTAGAATCCGGCCGGAATTCAACGAATTTTTAGGAAAAATCCGGGCTTTTTGACGGAATGGACGACACTAATTATAGGAAATCGTCCGGAATCATACGAATGAAGAAACCGTTCATCTTACTTCTTTTGATCTTCTTATTCAGTTGGGAAATATTTTCTCAGGACTTCGAGAAGGACGGTCAGATCAAAATTCTTCCTTACGAACCTTTGCAGGTCCGTGACATAGAAGGACTCACAAAAGATATCAAGGATTTCCATAAAAGGATCGAGGATATGCTCCCTTTCCTGAACAGTCGGAAAAAAATTATTGATAATGAGTATTTCCAGTTTGTTCCTGCGATGGAAAATTTTAACTTCCCGGTCCGCGACAGATTTTTAGTAGATAAAAAGTTTTATTTAAAAGTTTCAGGGGGAGAAGGTTCCCTAAAACTAGATGGAGTCCGCTTCATCACCCGAAAATCACTGGTTACTAAACTCAGACCGATCAACGACGAGATCGGAGAGTTAAAAAACGAGAAGGTTATAGCCTCCGATATTTCTAGCATTGTTTTAGTCGTAAAAAGAAAAACGGATGCGGGAACAAAAGAAGAAGTATATAATCTAGGAAATATCAGAAGCCCGTACCAAAGAGTCAAGTTTGTACGTTCCTATCGAGACAATCTTGCAGAAGTGGTCCAAGCAATAGACAAATATGTGGAAGGAACGATCCGAGCAGACAGAAAGGATGTGGATACCATGCTGGACGGTTTGGAAGGCGGCGGTTCCTACCAGGAATATAATTCGAATCGTTAAACCGATTTTAGAGTCTAAAATTTTACCATGAGTTCGGCCTGGACAGATCATTATCGGGTTCTGGGCCTGAACTACGGTGCAAGCCTTGAATCTATCAAACATAGATATAGGGAGCTCGCCAAAATTTTCCATCCGGACAATCGGCTCACAGGCTCCAAACCAGTATTCTTGAAAGTTTTGGAATCGTATCAGGTACTTTCCAAACCGGAAGAACGTTCTCGTTTCGATCAAGAATTTAAGATCCGAAAGAAGGAAGAACATGCAAAAAACGGAATATATCTTATTCCGCCTTCCAGGATCTTATTCGCTACCCAAGCAGTTGAATTTGCAAGAAGGGGCCTTCTTCGCGCCGGAATGAGAAGCAGGGATCGCAAAAAATACACCGGCATCTATCATGATATTCGGATCTGCCTCAAACCGGAAGAGTTATTGGGTAGAATATTCGCAGCCATTCCTTTAGTAGTCAGATCCATTTGCCCGGAATGTAGAGGTTCCGATCTGAACTGCGCTTCTTGCGGCGGAAAGGGATCCTATAAAAGTTATAGATACCTAAAATGGAGTCCGGAACCGGGGAGTTTGATCCCCGGCAGGATCTATACTTTGGACTTATCCGGATTTCGCCCAGACGTATTTACTCATTTCAAGAAGAGAATCTTAAAAGTTAAAATTGAACTCTTCCAGGGTCAAAAAAAATAGGCATATATGCAGAAGGTTTTCAAATTCGAGCCTATCTATAAGGAAAAAGTCTGGGGCGGTAGAAAATTAGAAACCGTATTGGGGCGATCCATCCCTTCGGGTGATATTGGAGAGTCTTGGGAGATTTCGGATTACGGTTCGGATCTTTCCAGAATTACGAACGGAGAATGTTCCGGAAAAACTTTCAGAGAGGTATATACTTCCGATCCAGACTTAGTTCTCGGAAAACCTTTTAAAGGACAAAGTTTTCCTTTATTGATCAAATTGATCGATGCTAAAGAAAAATTATCAGTACAAGTACATCCGGATGACGCATATGCGGAGAAGTTTGATCCTGAAAGTGCAGGCAAAAAAGAAGCTTGGACAGTTTTACAAGCAGACAAAGGCTCCAAACTAGTTTGTGGATTTTCTAAACAAACGAATAAAGAAGAATTTTCCGAATACGTACAGACAAATCGTGTAGAGGAAATTTTAAACGAAGTAGAAGTAAAGGAACTGGATTCTTTTCTTCTGAACCCGGGAAGGATTCACGCAATAGGCGGTGGAATTCTTTTGATGGAAGTCCAACAATCTTCCGATTCCACTTATAGAGTGTATGATTACGGAAGACCAAGAGAGTTACATCTTAAAAAAGCGTTGGATGTTTTGGATTTTTCTTCCGCAGATCCTAAGGACAGACTTGTTCCTAAACAAATTGATTCTTTCGAATTCTCTCGTTCCGTTTTGACTGCGAATGATAAGTTCAGAATGGAAATTTTAGAGATAGATTCTAATAAGAAATTTTCTCTTCCTTCTTTTTCATCCGAGCCGGTGTTCCATGTTTTGATGGTATTGAGTGGAGAATGTAAATTAGAAGATCTGGATCTGAAAACTGGAGATACCGTTTTAGTCACAGCTTCAGGTATTAAAGAAGGAGTCACTTGCGAATCCAAATCTTCTTTCTTACGTTTGGCTTGGTCCGGTCCGGGTTCCGACTGGATCCAGTATTCTTGAGTATGAACGGCCCAGGAGAATATTCGGAAGAGCCTCTGCTTTGGGTCAGCGAATCCGAGATCAAAAAACAAAGACAGATCGCAAAAGAATTACGCAAAACTCCCTGGTGGAGAAAGAAAAAAGCGGACGGGATCTGTCATTACTGCGGTAAAAAATTTCCACCTGACGAACTCACTATGGATCATCTGATTCCTTTGGCAAAAGGTGGAAAGTCTATCAAAGCGAATTTGGTCCCTGCTTGTAAAGACTGCAATAATTCCAAAAAGAATAAACTTCCTTTCGAAGAATTCTGATCTTCTCACCAACAATGTGTGTGGTATACTGCTTCTAAAAGATATAGATCGCAGACTGTCTTATTGTTCTGATCGGCCAAACAACCGGTTTGCAGCATCTCTGAGGTCTTTTTGTCGCTTGGAGTTGCTCTTCTGCAGTCCTGTTTTCCTCCGGAATTACAGTCGTAAGATCCGAATAGAACAATTAATATAAAAATAAAAAAGAATATATTACGCATTTTGAATGAATTAGT
This genomic interval carries:
- a CDS encoding J domain-containing protein; protein product: MSSAWTDHYRVLGLNYGASLESIKHRYRELAKIFHPDNRLTGSKPVFLKVLESYQVLSKPEERSRFDQEFKIRKKEEHAKNGIYLIPPSRILFATQAVEFARRGLLRAGMRSRDRKKYTGIYHDIRICLKPEELLGRIFAAIPLVVRSICPECRGSDLNCASCGGKGSYKSYRYLKWSPEPGSLIPGRIYTLDLSGFRPDVFTHFKKRILKVKIELFQGQKK
- a CDS encoding STAS domain-containing protein: MEISIRKSSETNIISLSGSLDIYTSIDLKNFFEQNIDRTNNNVVINLEKLNYIDSSGIGMLIKQLNYVQELSGKFFIANMKPAIEKVFKVAGLTSYFQTLSESEFTSQFP
- a CDS encoding HNH endonuclease produces the protein MNGPGEYSEEPLLWVSESEIKKQRQIAKELRKTPWWRKKKADGICHYCGKKFPPDELTMDHLIPLAKGGKSIKANLVPACKDCNNSKKNKLPFEEF
- a CDS encoding type I phosphomannose isomerase catalytic subunit; the protein is MQKVFKFEPIYKEKVWGGRKLETVLGRSIPSGDIGESWEISDYGSDLSRITNGECSGKTFREVYTSDPDLVLGKPFKGQSFPLLIKLIDAKEKLSVQVHPDDAYAEKFDPESAGKKEAWTVLQADKGSKLVCGFSKQTNKEEFSEYVQTNRVEEILNEVEVKELDSFLLNPGRIHAIGGGILLMEVQQSSDSTYRVYDYGRPRELHLKKALDVLDFSSADPKDRLVPKQIDSFEFSRSVLTANDKFRMEILEIDSNKKFSLPSFSSEPVFHVLMVLSGECKLEDLDLKTGDTVLVTASGIKEGVTCESKSSFLRLAWSGPGSDWIQYS
- a CDS encoding LIC10729 family protein, which produces MDWRRIAILLFLILAAAGQGPIGQENRKTKNFENFSKPMGGENYISEDYKTFPELSIWAYHNGLKLAPDRKDPAPGAGTGRLFDNQCKMVPETGLDILLIADPNRKDIIYVYFDLTLFSKTENAAILPDRELRISANGILKRTIRFPDANLYSKSIYAVTPPVYITVDPSELREGRLNLNLTPLAGEKGRFWGVWDVFLSYTAPEYP
- a CDS encoding LIC_12936 family protein — translated: MKKPFILLLLIFLFSWEIFSQDFEKDGQIKILPYEPLQVRDIEGLTKDIKDFHKRIEDMLPFLNSRKKIIDNEYFQFVPAMENFNFPVRDRFLVDKKFYLKVSGGEGSLKLDGVRFITRKSLVTKLRPINDEIGELKNEKVIASDISSIVLVVKRKTDAGTKEEVYNLGNIRSPYQRVKFVRSYRDNLAEVVQAIDKYVEGTIRADRKDVDTMLDGLEGGGSYQEYNSNR